GCAGCGGCGCTTGACCAGCTGCCTTATCCACCTCGCGCCGTCGGCGGTCACCACCTCTATGGCGCGCCTCTGCTCGCGCGTGAGCTCGTCGAGGAACAGGTTGAGCACGTCCTTGCCGGTGCCCTCGTGCGCCCAGATGAGGCAGCCGCGGTCGTGGTCGACGACCACCGTGACGTACTTGTGGCCCTTCTTGTACGACGTCTCGTCGATGCCGATGCGGCGCACGCCGTCGAACCTCGAGGCGCCGCGCGCGGCCTCCAGCTCGGCGTAGACGCGCCTGCACACGCCGCCCACGCTGTGCCACTCGACGCGGGCGAGCTCGGAGACCGCCGAGGCGGTGCAGCGGACCGCCAGCCACGCCACCCAGTCCTCGAAGTCACGCGTGAAGCGCGCCCCGTGCCGCGCCCAGGGGACGGCCTCGGTGCGCACGCCGTGCTCCGGGCAGCGCACCCTGCAGGGCGCGTACTCCAGGTAGCAGGCCGAGCGCGCCAGGTCCATCGCCCTCCACAGCCTGGGGGCCCCGCGGTTCGCCATGTCGTAGAAGTCGCAGGCCCTGCCGCATACGGGGCAGCGGCGCTGCTCGCGCTTGTAGGGCCGGACGCTCACGACGATGCGCTCGGCCTCGATGCGCGCGCCCAGGACGACCGTGCGGGCCAGACCGAGGGCGAGAAGTAGTAGACTCTTCATGCGTCACACCTCTTCGGTTGTCTGAATTTGGCTTAGCAATCATAGGCGGATGACGCGGAAACGGCCCCTCCCGGGGCCGTTTCAGTTCCAGATCGTTGTTTTCGCCCGCTGAGCTGGGCCTATGCCGGAATCTCTCCCACAGAAACCACCGAAGAGCCTGATAATTTCACGTTGGAGTCGCTTGCCGAGGCATGCGACTACGCGCATGTGCGCGGCCGCCGCATCTATCTCACGGTGAACACCGTTATCCTTCCGGGCGAGCGCGAAGCCGCGCTCGAGCTGGTTCGCCAGGCGTATCGTCGTGGCGTCGACGGCTTCATCATGCAGGACGTGGGCTTGGCCGCCGAGGTCCATCGTACGCTCCCCGAAGCCGAGATTCACATCTCTACTCAGATGAACACGCACAATGTTGCCGGCCTTGACGCCGCCGTTTCGTTGGGCGCATCTCGCGTGACGCTCGCACGCGAGATGGCCCTTTCCGAGGTGGTTAACATCTGCGCCGAAGCCGCAGCGCGCAATCTCGAGGTCGAGATCTTCGCGCATGGCGCGCTTTGCGTGTGCTATTCGGGGCAGTGTCTCATGTCCTCCATGATTGGCGGACGTTCGGCCAATCGCGGCATGTGCGCTCAGGCATGTCGCCTGCCGTACGAGCTGCATAATCGCGCGGTTCGCAAGGACCTTCCTTCCCCGGGCGAGCATCTGCTTTCCCCGAAGGACCTGTGCCTGGTGAATCGCCTTCCGGAACTGGCGCTTTGCGGCGTTTCCTCCTTGAAGATCGAGGGTCGCATGAAGTCGCCCGAATACGTCTCCGCCGTGGTGGGCGTGTATCGCTCCGTGCTCGACCGCGTGCTTGCCTGGGTCGAAAGCGGCCAGGCCGCTAGCGATGATGACGTCATCCCCGGTGAATTGCGCGCTACGCCCGAAGAGATGCGCGTGCTGGAGGAAGCGTTCAGCCGTGGCTTCACCGAGGGCTACCTCATGGGCGAAGATGATAACGAGATGATGAGCTATGGCCGCCCCAACAATCGTGGCGTGTTCATTGGCCGCGTGTCCTCCGTGGGAGATGGCTGGGTTGCCGTCGATCCCGAGGAAACCCTGCATGAGGGCGACGTACTCGAATTCTGGACCAATCGCGGTCATTTCGCGCACACCGTTTCCGGCATCGAAGCGGTGCGTGGCGGCGTGCGTTTCGCACTCGACCGTCGTGTTGGCAAGGGCGATCGCGTCTTTCGCGTGCGCAGCGCGGAAGCCCAGTT
This genomic stretch from Denitrobacterium detoxificans harbors:
- a CDS encoding ISL3 family transposase — protein: MKSLLLLALGLARTVVLGARIEAERIVVSVRPYKREQRRCPVCGRACDFYDMANRGAPRLWRAMDLARSACYLEYAPCRVRCPEHGVRTEAVPWARHGARFTRDFEDWVAWLAVRCTASAVSELARVEWHSVGGVCRRVYAELEAARGASRFDGVRRIGIDETSYKKGHKYVTVVVDHDRGCLIWAHEGTGKDVLNLFLDELTREQRRAIEVVTADGARWIRQLVKRRCPNARWVMDPFHVVQWMNDALDAVRCEEWNAARAAARAARPRPEGKRGRPAKGELPPEEVRALEEEAASIKGSRYALVKNPEDLTDGQRARLEALKKRAGSRLVRAWELKEDLRAVFRAADGSEAAELLDDWMHRAAYCKIAKVVAVEKKVRRRRDDIIAAVELGISNGRVEAINNKIKVTVRMGYGFRNTDNLVALLMLRCGDCQPQLPGRPVKARKKGVKGAKSVAA